The Anas platyrhynchos isolate ZD024472 breed Pekin duck chromosome 36, IASCAAS_PekinDuck_T2T, whole genome shotgun sequence genome window below encodes:
- the LOC119716995 gene encoding uncharacterized serine/threonine-protein kinase SBK3-like — MEESEEDGEDNEVFLEQLMVQTGQAVPRQELEEQYTVLEELGSGTYGRVVLTEPRDGGSPVVLKLMLKENTEWRAFLREYCIALCLSGHAACIRALPVAFESATHFAFGQELAPAGDLCTLLTPGEGLAEVLVKRCASQLAEALDFMHSRALVHRDVKLDNVLLFDRECRRVKLGDFGLTRLQGSAIRAMSSTLPYSPPELCLLQGSDTLELDSSLDVWAFAVLLFCLCTGCFPWAVAASPDPQFEDFSAWQSGAEGREAPPSWQGFAYGAQEMFRRLLRLDPDRRSPAIEVQKYLSLPWLTAQDTGARLDGGDRQEAAAGSPQVPITQGCAPASGSGGSVRDAAGAGEQGDGSCSSGEGVPTPPAGTLALCH; from the exons ATGGAGGAGTCAGAAGAGGACGGGGAGGACAACGAGGTGTTCCTGGAGCAGCTGATGGTGCAGACGGGCCAGGCCGTGCcacggcaggagctggaggagcagtACAccgtgctggaggagctgggcagcGGCACCTACGGCCGTGTGGTGCTCACCGAGCCCCGGGATGGTG GCTCACCGGTGGTCCTCAAGCTGATGCTGAAGGAGAACACGGAGTGGAGGGCGTTCCTGCGGGAGTACTGCATCGCCCTGTGCCTCTCTGGCCATGCTGCCTGCATCCGTGCTCTGCCTGTCGCCTTCGAGAGCGCCACGCACTTTGCCTTCGGGCAGGAGCTCGCTCCTGCTGGGGACCTGTGCACCCTCCTCACCCCAGGG GAGGGCCTGGCGGAGGTGCTGGTGAAACGCTGCGCCTCCCAGCTGGCGGAGGCTCTGGATTTCATGCACAGCCGGGCCCTGGTCCACCGGGACGTCAAGCTGGACAATGTGCTGCTCTTCGACCGTGAGTGCCGGCGGGTGAAGCTGGGCGACTTCGGGCTCACCCgcctgcagggctctgccaTTCGTGCCATGTCCAGCACCCTGCCCTATTCCCCACcagagctctgcctgctccAGGGCTCGGACACGCTGGAGCTGGACTCCAGCCTCGATGTCTGGGCCTTTGCCGTCCTGCTCTTCTGCCTCTGCACTGGCTGCTTCCCCtgggctgtggctgccagccctgacCCCCAGTTTGAGGACTTCAGTGCCTGGCAGAGCGGTGCGGAGGGGCGGGAGGCGCCTCCATCCTGGCAGGGCTTTGCTTATGGGGCACAGGAGATGTTCCGTCGCCTGCTGAGGCTGGACCCTGACCGCCGGAGCCCAGCCATCGAGGTACAGAAATACCTGTCCCTGCCGTGGCTGACAGCACAGGACACCGGGGCTCGGCTGGATGGTGGCgacaggcaggaggcagcagcaggcagcccccagGTCCCCATTACCCAGGGCTGTGCCCCAGCCAGTGGCTCAGGAGGGAGTGTGAGGgatgctgcaggtgctggggagcagggtgATGGCAGCTGCAGTAGCGGGGAGGGTGTACCCACACCACCCGCAGGTACCCTCGCCCTGTGCCACTAG